A genome region from Triticum aestivum cultivar Chinese Spring chromosome 2B, IWGSC CS RefSeq v2.1, whole genome shotgun sequence includes the following:
- the LOC123047425 gene encoding putative E3 ubiquitin-protein ligase SINA-like 9 — protein sequence MSGSAAKRVGTPLADAEGSPKRPRSSRHPSLSPSPSQARSQAPSPSQSRSRSRSRSRLPLARTSPPPYIGSPSYAPYDDRSPSRSRSRSYSRSRSRSRVSEETDGNGRPVWRPHSYREHSGEHGDGEYSVRIGDYDRLFICRSCHRMLSSPVYECPDGHVTCSRCRDNIGDNRCNYCAANGIVRSRAVEEFLGRISFSCRNQQYGCEVFLLHHEMRAHERTCHYDPCFCPVHRCGFAGPAYDLESHLATIHRWEVINFRYGESFQAPAFDSAIFRCEDYGELFHISSSREGLGTALSMICIRPDNAFEEEFTYELKMPVGGRRHRLQIQSTVWNTSLRYGIGEGSDVFLLVPDKLPGVENGCAVEVCIRKVVAGN from the exons ATGAGCGGCAGCGCGGCGAAGCGCGTCGGGACGCCGCTGGCCGACGCGGAGGGCAGCCCCAAGCGCCCGCGGAGCAGCCGCCacccctcgctctccccctcgccGTCGCAGGCGCGCTCGCAGGCGCCCTCGCCCTCGCAGTCGCGCTCGCGGTCGCGGTCGAGGTCGCGGCTTCCCCTGGCGcggacgtcgccgccgccgtaCATAGGGTCGCCCTCCTACGCCCCATACGACGACCGAAGCcccagccgcagccgcagccgcagttACAGCCGCAGCCGTAGCCGCAGCCGCGTGTCGGAGGAGACGGACGGGAACGGGCGGCCGGTCTGGAGGCCGCACTCGTACAGGGAGCACAGCGGCGAGCACGGGGACGGCGAGTACAGCGTCCGCATCGGCGACTACGACCGCCTCTTCATCTGCCGGAGCTGCCACCGCATGCTCTCCTCGCCGGTCTACGAG TGTCCGGACGGGCATGTCACCTGCTCGAGGTGCCGCGACAACATCGGGGACAACCGCTGCAACTACTGCGCGGCCAATGGCATCGTGCGCAGCCGCGCCGTCGAGGAGTTCCTCGGCCGCATCAGCTTCTCCTGCCGCAACCAGCAGTACGGCTGCGAGGTGTTCCTGCTGCACCATGAGATGCGCGCGCACGAGCGCACCTGCCACTACGACCCCTGCTTCTGCCCGGTCCATCGCTGCGGGTTCGCCGGCCCGGCCTACGACCTGGAGTCCCACCTCGCCACCATCCACCGCTGGGAGGTGATCAACTTCCGCTACGGCGAGAGCTTCCAGGCCCCTGCCTTTGACTCTGCCATCTTCCGCTGCGAGGACTACGGCGAGCTCTTCCACATCAGCAGCTCCCGCGAGGGCTTGGGCACCGCGCTGTCCATGATCTGCATCCGCCCTGACAATGCCTTCGAGGAGGAGTTCACCTACGAGCTGAAGATGCCGGTGGGTGGACGGCGCCACAGGCTGCAGATTCAGTCGACCGTGTGGAACACTTCGCTGCGGTACGGGATCGGTGAGGGGAGCGACGTCTTCCTGCTGGTCCCTGACAAGCTGCCCGGTGTCGAGAATGGCTGTGCCGTGGAGGTGTGCATCCGCAAGGTGGTGGCTGGTAACTAG